The window GACGTCATGCCACAGTGATCGCTGTCGAGCTcttcaataatatttcaaaagtaaataaatccaGCATCTTCTGGTATATAATACCAATATCTTTACTTTACCGCCTTTTAAACTAAATCCTGTACTATCCACATTGGACATTTCACATGTATTTTAATAGTTTTCAATGAGGAACGAGTAGAACCAACTTCACTATCTACCCCGATAACCAATTATCTAATTCAACATCACGTTGACATCGTCTATACAAAAGTTCGATTTGAAACGTCAGCTGTTCAGGAAATGAGACTACATTAAACGATTTGGGGCATTTTTTCCAGTCATTCGTAAGCCAATCGTCAATTTATTGATGGCaatagatttaaaaaatggtttaCTATCGTAAGAATCTGCAAATTGCAAATCCATGGGCTACATCAGAATTCAACTGAAcagattaacaaaaaaaaataattgaactgaTTGCATGAAACTAATCAAGATGACTCAGGACTTTACGataaatttcatgaataatttattatcagaATAAATAGTCTGCGTAAAATATATGTCAACTACAGTATAACAATATTGAATTACaattcactcaatttttttggccAATGGTACAATTCTGGACGCAACAATTGGACTGACAGCATCCCAAATACGATCAGCAGCTTCGTAATTCTGCCAATTGTCAGCATAAACAACTGCCGGTCCACTGATTCTATTGTCGCCAGTATCGCCATCAAAATTCCTCTTTCGATTCACCCGTTTGTTTCCATCCTCATCATTAGCTTTTGTACTTTCCGAGATCTCCACAACCTCACCAATTCGCTCCCCCTCTGGCTGATAATTCGTAATCCAATTATGACCAATAAACTTTTCCTGATTCTCAGGTTGACCGGTGATGCCCGACGTGTTAACGATCTGTGAAGGACGATTCGATAATTGTTTGGTAGTTGATGTCATAGATATTCCATTGCCGAAGCTACGTCCCcagccaccaccaccaccaccaccctgTGAGTTAAAATCATATCcgcctccccctcctccaccGCCAGTCGGCGGTGGTGCTCCGTAGCTTGACGGTGGCGGTGCTCCATAGCTTGATGATGGGGGTGGTGGTGATCCACCACCACATCCAccgcctcctcctcctcctcctcctccacatcctccaccccctccaccACTGGCTTTCGTCAAAAGCACGATCTCCTTTAATTGTCCTTGGATGGAGATCATGACACAGAATTAGTCAACAGCCAATATTTCAAAGTTAGTTATTGGTTTCAGGGATAATTACTAATATTTACCACCACCCCCACCGCCTCCATATCCACCACCTCCGTATCCGCCGCCTCCTCCACCTCCTTTCTTACTCATTATTTGCATCAATAACATCGCTTTTGTCATCATCATTGATATGCCGGCCATCATCAGTCCCTTCATGGACATTAATCCAATCATTCCTGTGGAAAATTACTTACTCAATATGATTTAACTCATCGAAAGGACATAGTGGATTTCAAATGGTCTAACGTTACAAATCCCATCAAATTTGTTTGTTTAACTTATTTGATTGGAAGATTTTCTCCAGAAATTCCTTTGTCAATTTTCGTTCAATCTTTTTTAtggacgaagagaaaaatagagTGGAAAgaccttagaaaatttatGTCGAGGAATTTCTACAGAAAACCGTTCGTTACGATAGGTCGTGTGAAAATATCGGATCTGCTCATTTCGTCCGTTAGAGAAACTACTATCCATTATTTATCGATAGACCTGGCGAGCGACTAATTGAGCTTTGATACTagttcaaaaattcaatagaatttacTTAGAC of the Diachasmimorpha longicaudata isolate KC_UGA_2023 chromosome 13, iyDiaLong2, whole genome shotgun sequence genome contains:
- the LOC135168353 gene encoding uncharacterized transmembrane protein DDB_G0289901-like — protein: MVSLLFPTYSRIWTNFVIIFVLLTSSNGFRFFKSSKNSVQSLQDFDPDIEPYEDRGKHERKLFDYWKNGVKIDLRVVPADNETSGDDDDDHFPFFPAKDIGRCIVDFSIMCIRDRMARYIVSMSSLDKINLYGKSVKLVKVRPLAEERWDERSLDPVKKVDQSIDDFFDSFALRISLPKGNNKREINQIEVMYEDRGAVEGRGGKGGGGKGGGKGGGCKKMMMCMLMAAKMKMMGMIGLMSMKGLMMAGISMMMTKAMLLMQIMSKKGGGGGGGYGGGGYGGGGGGGQLKEIVLLTKASGGGGGGCGGGGGGGGGGCGGGSPPPPSSSYGAPPPSSYGAPPPTGGGGGGGGYDFNSQGGGGGGGWGRSFGNGISMTSTTKQLSNRPSQIVNTSGITGQPENQEKFIGHNWITNYQPEGERIGEVVEISESTKANDEDGNKRVNRKRNFDGDTGDNRISGPAVVYADNWQNYEAADRIWDAVSPIVASRIVPLAKKIE